One Etheostoma cragini isolate CJK2018 chromosome 19, CSU_Ecrag_1.0, whole genome shotgun sequence DNA segment encodes these proteins:
- the LOC117935212 gene encoding uncharacterized protein LOC117935212: protein MSLQVCHCGWSKVTTYHGLRTHQGKMGCTSRGVKVEESKQQYMWAHVGLTDSQKDFRPDVHTSIKADMSLQVCHCGWSKVTTYHGLRTHQGMMGCTSRGVKVEESKQQYMWAHVGLTDSQKDFRPDAPTSIKADMASARPSPSETVSMETHLECSICMCQFVDPVTTACGHSFCKECLDRCCKHNDRLCPLCMQFLKKSPEVNIVLRNITEQVKKTREVNEKLTLAPGEVACDI from the exons ATGAGCCTCCAGGTCTGTCACTGTGGCTGGTCTAAAGTTACGACCTACCACGGCCTAAGAACCCACCAGGGGAAgatgggatgcacatccaggggtGTGAAGGTGGAGGAGAGTAAGCAGCAGTACATGTGGGCACATGTGGGACTCACAGACAGTCAGAAAGACTTCCGGCCAGATGTCCACACTTCTATCAAGGCTG ACATGAGCCTCCAGGTCTGTCACTGTGGCTGGTCCAAAGTTACGACCTACCACGGCCTGAGAACCCACCAGGGGATgatgggatgcacatccaggggtGTGAAGGTGGAGGAGAGTAAGCAGCAGTACATGTGGGCACATGTGGGACTCACAGACAGTCAGAAAGACTTCCGGCCGGATGCCCCCACTTCTATCAAGGCTG aTATGGCGTCCGCTAGACCATCACCCAGTGAGACTGTCTCAATGGAGACACATCTGGAATGCTCCATCTGCATGTGTCAGTTTGTGGATCCTGTCACTACAGCTTGTGGCCACTCCTTCTGTAAGGAATGTTTGGACCGCTGTTGCAAGCACAATGACAGGTTGTGCCCCCTATGCATGCAGTTTCTGAAGAAAAGCCCAGAGGTAAACATTGTTCTGAGAAACATTACCGAACAGGTGAAAAAGACCCGGGAGGTAAACGAAAAGTTGACTTTGGCGCCCGGCGAAGTGGCCTGTGACATTTGA
- the LOC117935021 gene encoding E3 ubiquitin-protein ligase TRIM39-like, with the protein MAESKPQTDTKNCSDMSLQICDCGWSKVTTYNELKTHQTEMGCKPKGVKVDERKPDLQLDVCTPFKTDMASARPSPSKTVSMESHLTCSICMCQFVDPVTTACGHSFCKECLDRCCKHNDRLCPLCMQFLKKRPEVNIVLRNIAEQVKKTREENEWLTLAPGEVACDICTERKLKAKKSCLVCLASYCSTHLENHSSTTRLKGHKLVEPVENLDERACLKHGRPLELYSRKRERCICVLCLEDDQEEVVPIEDEWVKTKAKLENTKADLQEKIVKRKSWVNETNASLQSCKDQLENEWWDIENVFTAVIAIVEEAHAAALKPVQDRREKVEREAKDIQLNLEAEIDRLEKTISDLDGIAALDDHILFLQSYPSLKDTNNLKGSMEVELDTSLSFGTMRKTTTTMLEQIQQKLENLTSIELQRVPKFTVDVKLDPTTAHRRLILSDDGKEVKDEGEDQEVDDAPERYDLFASILGLNKLFSGKSYWEVEVSSKTGWDLGVARGDANRKGKLSLNPDNGYWVTVHYEDDKYAALTAPPVCLSLKDKPKKVGVFVDYEEGLVSFYDVTAQSHIYSFTECSFNVEVFPYFSPHVKQDDKNTVPLIICGVKHCD; encoded by the exons AAGCCTCAAACTGACACAAAGAACTGTTCAGACATGAGTCTCCAAATTTGTGACTGTGGCTGGTCCAAAGTTACAACGTATaatgaactgaaaacacacCAGACGGAGATGGGATGCAAGCCAAAGGGTGTGAAGGTTGATGAGCGTAAACCGGACCTACAGCTGGATGTCTGCACCCCTTTCAAGACTG aTATGGCGTCCGCTAGACCATCACCGAGCAAGACTGTCTCAATGGAGTCTCATCTAACATGCTCCATCTGCATGTGTCAGTTTGTGGATCCTGTCACTACAGCTTGTGGCCACTCCTTCTGTAAGGAATGTTTGGACCGCTGTTGCAAGCACAATGACAGGTTGTGCCCCCTATGCATGCAGTTTCTGAAGAAAAGACCAGAGGTGAACATTGTTCTGAGAAACATTGCCGAACAGGTGAAAAAGACCCGGGAGGAAAACGAATGGTTGACTTTGGCGCCCGGCGAAGTGGCCTGTGACATTTGCACAGAGCGGAAGCTGAAGGCTAAGAAGTCCTGCCTTGTGTGTCTTGCCTCGTATTGTTCGACCCACCTGGAGAACCATTCTTCAACTACAAGGTTGAAGGGCCACAAGTTAGTGGAACCTGTGGAGAACCTGGATGAGAGGGCCTGTCTGAAGCATGGACGCCCCTTAGAGCTGTacagcaggaagagagagagatgcattTGTGTACTTTGTCTGGAAGATGATCAGGAGGAGGTTGTTCCTATTGAAGACGAATGGGTCAAAACGAAG GCAAAGCTTGAAAACACAAAGGCAGACTTACAGGAGAAAATTGTGAAGAGGAAATCATGGGTGAATGAGACTAATGCATCTCTTCAGAGCTGCAAG GACCAGCTGGAGAATGAGTGGTGGGATATTGAGAATGTGTTCACAGCTGTGATCGCCATTGTGGAGGAAGCCCATGCGGCAGCTCTTAAGCCAGTACAGGACAGGAGGGAGAAGGTGGAGAGAGAGGCAAAAGACATCCAACTGAATTTGGAAGCTGAGATTGACAGGCTTGAGAAAACCATCTCTGACCTGGACGGTATAGCTGCGCTTGACGATCACATCCTTTTCCTTcag AGTTACCCATCTCTTAAAGACACAAACAACCTCAAAGGCTCGATGGAGGTCGAGCTTGACACATCGCTGTCTTTCGGGACCATGAGAAAAACCACAACCACCATGTTGGAACAAATTCAACAGAAACTGGAGAATCTGACCTCCATTG AGCTTCAGAGAGTTCCAAAGTTTACAG TGGACGTAAAGCTGGATCCAACCACGGCGCACCGACGCCTCATTCTTTCTGATGATGGGAAAGAAGTGAAAGATGAAGGGGAGGACCAAGAAGTAGATGATGCCCCGGAGAGGTATGATCTGTTTGCCAGTATCCTGGGGCTCAACAAGTTGTTCTCTGGGAAGTCGTACTGGGAGGTGGAGGTCAGCAGCAAGACGGGCTGGGACCTGGGCGTGGCAAGAGGCGACGCAAACCGCAAGGGGAAACTCTCGCTAAACCCAGATAACGGTTACTGGGTTACCGTACATTATGAAGATGATAAGTACGCAGCACTGACAGCACCACCAGTTTGTCTTTCCCTGAAAGACAAACCTAAGAAAGTTGGGGTGTTCGTGGACTACGAGGAAGGACTCGTGTCCTTCTATGATGTGACAGCTCAATCTCACATCTACTCCTTTACTGAGTGTTCCTTCAATGTTGAGGTCTTCCCATATTTCAGTCCACATGTAAAACAAGACgacaaaaacactgttcctTTGATTATTTGTGGTGTGAAACATTGTGATTAG